The window GCATTAGTCGTTTGCTCATTGCCTTCAACGCTAACGCCTGGTACACCTTCAATAAACAGCTTTACCACTTTATTAGCGGCAGCAGCACCATTTGAACGCTTACCGGATACTTGAATCTGAAATTGGTCCTTAAGGACGTTAATAACGCCTGGTATGGTTTTTGAGCTGAGGACGGTAGCACTGACTTTAACTTCGTCGCTAATAATAATCTTACCACTGTCAACATCAGTCGTTGCACCTGAGGCTTCTGTTAAGACAGCATTCAGTACAAAGTCTTCGGCTGCTTCTAATATCTCTTTTTGTGCTTGCAACAATCCTGCTGGAACACGAACGGTGTAGCTGACCATACCTTTAGCATTGGTCACTTGCGCGGCAGTACTATCTAAGGTGAGCAGTCCAGCATCAATTAAGCCTTGTGGTAGCTTGGCGGTAATATTCTGGTTGGCAATGACGCCACCGTTTTTGTCATTGACGCGGAAGCTAATCACTGTGCTGCCACCAGAGCTTGACAGCTGCGAGTTGCTAATCGTACCAACGCTAATTTTGTATTCAGCAGCCGGTTTTTCTACTTTTGCATTCACATTTTCTATGGTGGCAATACCGTCATCGTCAGTAAGGATGGCGGTGTAGGTAATGCCTGAAGCAATCAAGGCGTTACGTTGGTCATCGGTTAGGTCTTGGCTAAGATTAACCGTAAATACCGCATTACCCGCGGCATTAGTCGTTTGCTCATTGCCTTCAACGCTAACGCCTGGTACACCTTCAATAAACAGCTTTACCACTTTATTAGCGGCAGCAGCACCATTTGAACGCTTACCGGATACTTGAATCTGAAATTGGTCCTTAAGGACGTTAATAACGCCTGGTATGGTTTTTGAGCTGAGGACGGTAGCACTGACTTTAACTTCGTCGCTAATAATAATCTTACCACTGTCAACATCAGTCGTTGCACCTGAGGCTTCTGTTAAGACAGCATTCAGTACAAAGTCTTCGGCTGCTTCTAATATCTCTTTTTGTGCTTGCAACAATCCTGCTGGAACACGAACGGTGTAGCTGACCATACCTTTAGCATTGGTCACTTGCGCGGCAGTACTATCTAAGGTGAGCAGTCCAGCATCAATTAAGCCTTGTGGTAGCTTGGCGGTAATATTCTGGTTGGCAATGACGCCACCGTTTTTGTCATTGACGCGGAAGCTAATCACTGTGCTGCCACCAGAGCTTGACAGCTGCGAGTTGCTAATCGTACCAACGCTAATTTTGTATTCAGCAGCCGGTTTTTCTACTTTTGCATTCACATTTTCTATGGTGGCAATACCGTCATCGTCAGTAAGGATGGCGGTGTAGGTAATGCCTGAAGCAATCAAGGCGTTACGTTGGTCATCGGTTAGGTCTTGGCTAAGATTAACCGTAAATACCGCATTACCCGCGGCATTAGTCGTTTGCTCATTGCCTTCAACGCTAACGCCTGGTACACCTTCAATAAACAGCTTTACCACTTTATTAGCGGCAGCAGCACCATTTGAACGCTTACCGGATACTTGAATCTGAAATTGGTCCTTAAGGACGTTAATAACGCCTGGTATGGTTTTTGAGCTGAGGACGGTAGCACTGACTTTAACTTCGTCGCTAATTTTTACACGCTCACTGACTGCTGTGCTGCTTGCACCAGAAGTTTCTGTCATGGCAACTGCCAACGCAAAGCTACCTGCTGTTTCTAGTAGCTCTTTTTGATCGCCATTTAGACCTGCTGAAACACGAACCGTGTAACTAACCATGCCTTTATCGTTAGTCACTTGCTCAGCAGTACTGTCTAAGGTTAATAGCCCAGCATCGGTAAAGCTCTTTGATAGCCCAGCGGTGACTTTTTGGCCAGCGATAATACCCCCGTTTTTATCATTCACGCGGAAGCTAATAACGGTGCTACCACCGGAGCTTGATAGCTGGGGATTACTAATCGTACCGAAGTTAATCTGATACTCAGCAGCAGGAACAGCTGCTTGTGCGGTGTACTTTTGAGTGGCAATACCATCATCATCCGTAAGGATAGCGGTATAAGTAATACCTGAAGCCGCTAAAGCTTCACGTTGTACCAAACTTAAACTGGACTCTATATTAATGGTGAACACGGCATTACCCGCAGTATCGGTAGTCTGCTCATTGCCTTCAACACTAACGCCTGGTACACCTTCAATAAACAGCTTTACCACTTTATTAGCGGCAGCAGCACCATTTGAACGCTTACCGGATACTTGAATCTGAAATTGGTTCTTAAGGACGTTAATAACGCCTGGTATGGTTTTTGATGTAATTACGGTATCACTTTTACCAGGTTGAGCTTTGACAACTACACGCTTACTGACTGCTGTGCTGGCCACCCCTGAGGTTTCTATGATAGCTGTCGTTAATACAAAGCCGCCTTCTCCTTCTAACGCGTCTCTTTGAGTATTTGATAGTCCAAATGGAACTCGAACCGTGTAGCTGACCATACCTTTAGTATCGGTCACTTGGGTAGCAGCACTGTCTAGGGTTAGCAGTCCAGAATCAGTTAAGGCTTTTGGTAGTACAGCAGTGACTCTCTGATTGGCAACGATACCGCCGTTTATGTCATTCACGCGGAAGCTGATGATAGCGCTGCCACCTGAGCTCGATAGCTGTACTTTGCTACTAGTACCAAAATTAATCTGATACTCAGCAGCTGGTATAGCCGCTTGTGCCTTGTCCTCTATAGTAGCAATACCGTCCTCATCAGTAAGGATGGCGTTGTAAGCAATGCCAGAGTCGACCAACGCTTCACGCTGCGTCAAAGTGAGGCTTGGATCTATGTTAATGGTAAACACGGCATTACCCGCCGCATTAGTGGTTTGCTCACTATCTTCAACGCTAACGCCTGACACACCATCAATATCCAGTTTCATCACCTTACTGGCTGCTGCGCTGCCATCTGCGCGCTTGCCTGATACTTGAATCTGAAATTGGTCTTTTAAAACGTTAACAACACTTGGGATACTCTTAGAGCTTAGAGTGGTAGCACTTTGTTGTACTTTATTACTGAAACCTATTTGCTCACTCACTCCCGTACTGCTTGCACCTGAAGTTTCTATGGTAGCAGTCGTCAATACAAAGTTACCTGCGTCTTCTAAATCGCCTTTTTGCTCGCCATTCAATCCTGCTGGAACTCGGACGGTATAGCTGACCATGCCTTGATTATTGGTGATTTGAGTCGCCTCACCATCTAAGGTTAATAGCCCAGCTTCGGTTAAGGCTTTTGGTAATACCGCGGTGACTCTTTGATTGGCAACAATGCCACCGTTTTTATCATTTACACGGAAGCTGATGACGGTGCTGCCGCCTGAGCTTGATAACTGCACTTTACTGCTAGTACCAAAGTTAATTTGATACTCAGCGGTTGGCACTTCTGCTGGTACATTCCCATCATCTAAAGTGGCAATACCATCCTCATCAGTAAGGATGGCGCTATAAGTAATGCCATCGTCAACTAACGCTTGACGTTGGGTTAAAGTGAGGGTTTTATCTATGTTAACGGTGAATACCGCATCACCGGCAGCATTGGTGGTTTGCTCGTTACCTTCAACACTAACGCCTGTCACGTCATTAAGCGTCAGTTTGACGACTTTACCAGCAGTTGCACCACCATTCGGACGCTTGCTCGATACTTGAATCTGAAATTGGTCTTTTAAAACGTTAACAACATTTGGAATACTCTTAGAGCTGAGAACGGTTGCGCTTTTTTGTACTTCACTACTAATTTCAATCTTACCACTCTCAGCAGTGCTGGTCGCCCCTGAAGTTTCTATGGTAGCAGTCGTCAATACAAAGTTACCTGCGTCTTCTAAATCGCCTTTTTGCTCGCCATTCAATCCTGCTGGAACTCGGACGGTATAGCTGACCATGCCTTGATTATTGGTGATTTGAGTCGCCTCACCATCTAAGGTTAATAGCCCAGCTTCGGTTAAGGCTTTTGGTAATACCGCGGTGACTCTTTGATTGGCAACGATACCGCCGTTTATGTCATTCACCCGGAAGCTAATAACGGTGCTGCCACCAGAGCTTGATAGCTGCTGGTTACTAATCATACCAAAGTTAATTTTATATTCAGCAGCAGGAACAGCTGCTTGTGCAGTGTATTTTTGGGTGGCAATACCATCATCATCCGTAAGGATAGCGGTATAAGTAATACCTGAAGCCGCTAAAGCTTCACGTTGTGCCAAACTTAAACTGGACTCTATATTAATGGTGAACACGGCATTACCCGCAGTATCGGTAGTCTGCTCATTGCCTTCAACGCTAACGCCTGGTACACCTTCAATAAACAGCTTTACCACTTTATTAGCGGCAGCAGCACCATTTGAACGCTTACCGGATACTTGAATCTGGAATTGGTCCTTGAGGACGTTAATAACGCCTGGTATGGTTTTTGAGCTGAGGACGGTAGCGCTGACTTTAACTTCGTCGCTAATTTTTACACGCTCACTGACTGCTGTGCTGCTTGCACCAGAAGTTTCTGTCATGGCAACTGCCAACGCAAAGCTACCTGCTGTTTCTAGTAGCTCTTTTTGATCGCCATTTAGACCTGCTGAAACACGAACCGTGTAACTAACCATGCCTTTATCGTTAGTCACTTGCTCAGCAGTACTGTCTAAGGTTAATAGCCCAGCATCGGTAAAGCTCTTTGATAGCCCAGCGGTGACTTTTTGGCCAGCGATAATACCCCCGTTTTTATCATTCACGCGGAAGCTAATAACGGTGCTACCACCGGAGCTTGATAGCTGGGGATTACTAATCGTACCAACGCTAATTTTATATTCAGCAGCCGGTTTTTCTACTTTTGCATTCACATTTTCTATGGTGGCAATACCGTCATCGTCAGTAAGGATGGCGGTGTAGGTAATGCCTGAAGCAATCAAGGCGTTACGTTGGTCATCGGTTAGGTCTTGGCTAAGATTAACCGTAAATACCGCATTACCCGCGGCATTAGTCGTTTGCTCATTGCCTTCAACGCTAACGCCTGGTACACCTTCAATAAACAGCTTTACCACTTTATTAGCGGCAGCAGCACCATTTGAACGCTTACCGGATACTTGAATCTGAAATTGGTCCTTAAGGACGTTAATAACGCCTGGTATGGTTTTTGAGCTGAGGACGGTGGCGCTTTCAGAAGTAATACTCATACGCTCACTGTTGACTGTGCTGGTCGCTCCTGAGCCTTCAGTCAAGGTTGCAGTCAATGCAAAGCCGCTAATACGCTCAAGTTCAGCCTTGCGCGCCGCCGACAATCCGGCTGGGACACGCACCGTGTAGTTAACCACGCCATTGATATCCGTGACTTTTTCAGCCCCACCCTCAATGATAAGCAATCCTTGTTCCGTTAGATTACTTGGTAAGCTTGCAACGACTGATTGGTTGGTAATTGCCCCACCACGGCTATCGTTGACTCGAAAACTAAGCACAGCGCTACCGCCAAAGCTTGATAGCCGAGAGTTGCTGCTGGTGCCAAAATTAATGTTGTACTGAGCGACTGGTAGAGTCACAGGGGCTTTATAATTTTGAGTAGCAACACCATCATCATCAGTAAGGATAGCAGTATAGGTAATACCGGAGGCGACCAAGGTTTTACGCTGCTCCGTTGTTAAATCTTGGCTGAGATTGACGGTAAATACGGCGTTACCCGCTGCATCGGTGGTCTGCTCATTACCTTGAACACTAACACCTACCACGCCATCAATGGTGAGTTTCATCATTTTGTCAGCTGCCGCGCTACCATTCAGACGCTTACCGGATACTTGTATCTGAAACTGGTCGTTAAGAACATTAATGACGCTTGGAATGCTTTTTGAGCTGAGGACGGTTTCACTTCGTTGTGCTTCGTTGCTGATGCGTACACGCTCACTGACGGCGGTGCTGGTTGCCCCTGAAGCTTCTATTATAGCAGTCGTCAATGTAAAGCCACCGATGCCCTCTAATTCTGTTTTGCGCTCTGCTGATAGTCCTACAGGGACGCGGACGGTATAGTTGACCATACCTTTGCTATCGGTCAATTGGGTCGCAGCACTGTCTAAAGTTAACAGCCCAGCATCGGCTAAGCGTTTTGGTAGTACAGCAGTGACTTTTTGGTTGGCAATGATACCACCATTAATGTCATTCACTCGGAAACTGATGACGGTGCTGCCACCTGAGCTAGATAGCTGAGGGTTGCTGCTAGTACCAAAGTTGATATTATACTCAGCGGTAGGAATAGCCGCTTGTGCTGTGTATTTTTGGGTAGCAATGCCGTCTTCATCGGTGAGGATTGCGGTGTAGGAAATACCAGAGGTGGCTAAGACTTTACGCTGCGCTAAGGTTAAGCTTGGTTCAATATTAACGGTAAACACGGCATTACCTGCCGCATCAGTAGTCTGCTCACTACCTCGAATGCTAACCCCTGCCACCTCATTGAGAATAAGTTTCACATCTTTCCCAGCAGCAGCGCTACCATCAGGACGACGACCAGATACTTGAATCTGAAACTGATCTTTTAAGATGTTGATGACACTAGGAATACTATTGGAGCTAAGAATTGTCTCACTTTCAGCCGTAATGCTGACACGTTCACTATTAACACGACTGCTCACACCAGAGGCTTCAGTCATACTAGCGGTCAACGCAAAACCGCCAGCTTTTTCTAATACAGCTCGTTTGGTTGCATTCAGCCCAGCAGGAACACGCACAGTATAGCTAACGATACCTTTGGCGTCGGTCGGTTGGGTGGCAGCACTGTCTAATGTTAACAGTCCAGCATCTCTGAGCTCTTTTGGTAAGATAGCAGTAACCGCTTGATTCGCAATGATACCGCCATTGTTCTGATCATTAACGCGAAAGCTAATAACCGCACTGCTGCCATAACTTGATATTTTACTTTTACTATTGATGCCGAATGTGATTTGATATTGAGCCTGAGGAATATACACGTTGTTGGTATAGGTTTGGGTAGTCACCGAGCGGTTCGGCTCAGACAACATGACCGTATAGCTGACACCCTCTTTTGCAAGCTTGGCGCGAGACGCTTCACTCAAGTTGTCGGGTATAATTAAATCTACCGTTGCTTGACCCTTATTGTCTAAAATTAGCGCTTCACGGCTTAATCTCACACCTTGAATCACGTTATTGAGCCTCACACTCACTTTAGCCTCGTTAATTTGGGTCGGTACGTCGTCATTCGTAGGTTTGGCAGTGATAACCAGCTGCTGCGTATCGCCATAGGCATTGAGCTTATTGGTCATACCTT of the Psychrobacter sp. LV10R520-6 genome contains:
- a CDS encoding beta strand repeat-containing protein, whose product is MSYSSLPLTSKLFQLTSLTCALALAGCGGGGEGDTVDSIDPVPPLGEQPVKSDEDTPDGDIEPDFFLQPIAVSPNSIELSDEPTAFTVTIKAAEKASGGAVIDKNISLKIENSENNGITIDGKSTIATDSDGYVTYTLQLNPGAVTDKAALLANGFNLTASATKNDGAVITQVNKVAVFKKGSGDGTQVEVSTLDIQPVLNTSSVSNNVLNAYGDTAVFSVIVKNKNGARAIGVTVGLGITSVKGVAITGGNSKETDSNGIATFNIEVDSKLTKVERDALIQQGIFYVINIKEKSGATKEVSDKFVVAPPISDYKLEIEGMTNKLNAYGDTQQLVITAKPTNDDVPTQINEAKVSVRLNNVIQGVRLSREALILDNKGQATVDLIIPDNLSEASRAKLAKEGVSYTVMLSEPNRSVTTQTYTNNVYIPQAQYQITFGINSKSKISSYGSSAVISFRVNDQNNGGIIANQAVTAILPKELRDAGLLTLDSAATQPTDAKGIVSYTVRVPAGLNATKRAVLEKAGGFALTASMTEASGVSSRVNSERVSITAESETILSSNSIPSVINILKDQFQIQVSGRRPDGSAAAGKDVKLILNEVAGVSIRGSEQTTDAAGNAVFTVNIEPSLTLAQRKVLATSGISYTAILTDEDGIATQKYTAQAAIPTAEYNINFGTSSNPQLSSSGGSTVISFRVNDINGGIIANQKVTAVLPKRLADAGLLTLDSAATQLTDSKGMVNYTVRVPVGLSAERKTELEGIGGFTLTTAIIEASGATSTAVSERVRISNEAQRSETVLSSKSIPSVINVLNDQFQIQVSGKRLNGSAAADKMMKLTIDGVVGVSVQGNEQTTDAAGNAVFTVNLSQDLTTEQRKTLVASGITYTAILTDDDGVATQNYKAPVTLPVAQYNINFGTSSNSRLSSFGGSAVLSFRVNDSRGGAITNQSVVASLPSNLTEQGLLIIEGGAEKVTDINGVVNYTVRVPAGLSAARKAELERISGFALTATLTEGSGATSTVNSERMSITSESATVLSSKTIPGVINVLKDQFQIQVSGKRSNGAAAANKVVKLFIEGVPGVSVEGNEQTTNAAGNAVFTVNLSQDLTDDQRNALIASGITYTAILTDDDGIATIENVNAKVEKPAAEYKISVGTISNPQLSSSGGSTVISFRVNDKNGGIIAGQKVTAGLSKSFTDAGLLTLDSTAEQVTNDKGMVSYTVRVSAGLNGDQKELLETAGSFALAVAMTETSGASSTAVSERVKISDEVKVSATVLSSKTIPGVINVLKDQFQIQVSGKRSNGAAAANKVVKLFIEGVPGVSVEGNEQTTDTAGNAVFTINIESSLSLAQREALAASGITYTAILTDDDGIATQKYTAQAAVPAAEYKINFGMISNQQLSSSGGSTVISFRVNDINGGIVANQRVTAVLPKALTEAGLLTLDGEATQITNNQGMVSYTVRVPAGLNGEQKGDLEDAGNFVLTTATIETSGATSTAESGKIEISSEVQKSATVLSSKSIPNVVNVLKDQFQIQVSSKRPNGGATAGKVVKLTLNDVTGVSVEGNEQTTNAAGDAVFTVNIDKTLTLTQRQALVDDGITYSAILTDEDGIATLDDGNVPAEVPTAEYQINFGTSSKVQLSSSGGSTVISFRVNDKNGGIVANQRVTAVLPKALTEAGLLTLDGEATQITNNQGMVSYTVRVPAGLNGEQKGDLEDAGNFVLTTATIETSGASSTGVSEQIGFSNKVQQSATTLSSKSIPSVVNVLKDQFQIQVSGKRADGSAAASKVMKLDIDGVSGVSVEDSEQTTNAAGNAVFTINIDPSLTLTQREALVDSGIAYNAILTDEDGIATIEDKAQAAIPAAEYQINFGTSSKVQLSSSGGSAIISFRVNDINGGIVANQRVTAVLPKALTDSGLLTLDSAATQVTDTKGMVSYTVRVPFGLSNTQRDALEGEGGFVLTTAIIETSGVASTAVSKRVVVKAQPGKSDTVITSKTIPGVINVLKNQFQIQVSGKRSNGAAAANKVVKLFIEGVPGVSVEGNEQTTDTAGNAVFTINIESSLSLVQREALAASGITYTAILTDDDGIATQKYTAQAAVPAAEYQINFGTISNPQLSSSGGSTVISFRVNDKNGGIIAGQKVTAGLSKSFTDAGLLTLDSTAEQVTNDKGMVSYTVRVSAGLNGDQKELLETAGSFALAVAMTETSGASSTAVSERVKISDEVKVSATVLSSKTIPGVINVLKDQFQIQVSGKRSNGAAAANKVVKLFIEGVPGVSVEGNEQTTNAAGNAVFTVNLSQDLTDDQRNALIASGITYTAILTDDDGIATIENVNAKVEKPAAEYKISVGTISNSQLSSSGGSTVISFRVNDKNGGVIANQNITAKLPQGLIDAGLLTLDSTAAQVTNAKGMVSYTVRVPAGLLQAQKEILEAAEDFVLNAVLTEASGATTDVDSGKIIISDEVKVSATVLSSKTIPGVINVLKDQFQIQVSGKRSNGAAAANKVVKLFIEGVPGVSVEGNEQTTNAAGNAVFTVNLSQDLTDDQRNALIASGITYTAILTDDDGIATIENVNAKVEKPAAEYKISVGTISNSQLSSSGGSTVISFRVNDKNGGVIANQNITAKLPQGLIDAGLLTLDSTAAQVTNAKGMVSYTVRVPAGLLQAQKEILEAAEDFVLNAVLTEASGATTDVDSGKIIISDEVKVSATVLSSKTIPGVINVLKDQFQIQVSGKRSNGAAAANKVVKLFIEGVPGVSVEGNEQTTNAAGNAVFTVNLSQDLTDDQRNALIASGITYTAILTDDDGIATIENVNAKVEKPAAEYKINFNPGNKEKISVFGGTAILSFRVNDSKGGAIANQTVTASLPKELTDAGLLTLDGNTEQVTNDKGVVNYLVRVPAGLNDDQRKELEAAAKDFSLTAVLTEASGATTQVDSERVSFTSVSETILSSKSIPGVVNVLKEQFQIQVSGKRPDGGAAANKVVKLVIDGVPGISIDNNEQITDTDGNVVFMVNLSQDLMDDQRKGLVASGITYTTIITDDDGMATRQYNAPVMLPVAQYQINFGTISSPKLSSSGGSTVISFRVNDKNGGVTANQSVTAVLPKELTDAGLLTLDGDATQLTDSKGMVSYSVRVPAELLQAQKDILEAAGKGKFVLTATVIEDSGATSTVDSGEISISSEVQKSATVLSSKSIPSVVNVLKDQFQIQVSGKRKDGAATGKVVKLAINNVTGISVQDSEQTTNAAGNAVFTINIDPSLTLTQREALVDSGIAYNAILTDEDGIATIEDKAQAAIPAAEYQINFGTSSKVQLSSSGGSAIISFRVNDTNGGGVDKQTVIASLPSNLIDQGLLAIEGSAEQVTDATGMVSYTVRVPTGLNDGQKEALETAGKFVLTAKAIETSGASSVISSTPINIGSAIGQSDIKLVSTSNPKVVTVLDSQFTIQVSAKRPDSSAVVGNVVKLVIENVEGISIQGSEQTTNAAGNAVFTVNLSQDLTVTQREALVASGITYTAMITDDDGTEATIADQKINVEQPATSINFASILTPNISELGGSGSVTVKLLTKDANPQAVEGQAVAIQLGKVALDYGVSVNKESATTDFSGEVTFIVDIPKGLTSEQRIELKDVGIDYQLSYVEKDNTYTSKTQEVNITTPDVDLTVLNPPNLINNRPFYTLNGEGDTAVIQAGLSTQMTSFQIAGQPIELAFENAELAALLNVNGKLGSAANIVSTNADGVVSFTVIVPSNLTQEQKNKLKNQKLTATLKETLTGKKQEIQFNIQSTKAAIDLIAITPKALNLNGGETQIEVIAQDSKDNVIAGQKVFLALPAAIASQGVILATSGTQTTNDSGKATFTIAVSGGLTDAQKAAIGNSFIIALSAADANGNIATKTSIVTTTTPAANGTQENLSIGANKVVNTKGDTFKVFVRVADNEGSITNRDVRLNVDDPIKTGVSVTNGTATTNSDGVATFELTLETGANVNDALLAAGIKLTATTTTAEDVKLEQNYIVAVDNGILENYRIVGRSDKTTLNTGGDQTTTTFIVTDVNGGVLAGVPVQLSIENLEASGAALATSSVVITDEQGKVAAGVLLAANTINARLNHSVVINAKVVTPQYDADGNSIMQVRAQSTETLSAVGTKVTLNASLNNLNSGDVTTVTTTLKDGAERAIANADMELIDAEGNSIATAIKTNADGVAEFNLEADNLDFDDNGNLRVFARAIGERAVFTQRSTNSVNLVKVSQAGISFIDIKDFYNANESHTITIEVRTDSAAQANALIGKQIEVQTTLGNFNNNDVITTQAINATNVDGSIITVPVILTSRLAGTAVLQATVLAETNNGNPKYRTSVDTRFRATTPATMSLQAVRSTIVPQGSTEVVALIKDQNDVPVEGETVVFSRIADASAGRLSAATAVTNNKGEARVVYQANASTAVNGVVINAEVLNNKTIKQTVNITVSKEAVYTTLAFSNDLTSDNIYYTLEGSISVMDGSGRAVPNQDVSIKSYAIEYAQGTVCLLDSKVSYQTADNLERYSEQLTIPMKSGWFNTEDPDYNYTLEKDDDLNGNNRLDAINPVSIIGGTVSDDGYTFMTDEEGRADFSIRYPIRYANWVKVRFDASTFVNGSENTQSLNFELPFLPEDIDIVNGTLKTPWENNASAFGAGGAQCVDSISINVDEEEKTTRVMLTPSQDFSVNINGEKPTTTSQGFNSFVVDFDKAYAIGAIVNVSNNGFSFKQEIKVQ